The DNA sequence GTAGGTGTAGTAGCAGAACTTCCGGACGAGCTTCATCTCCTCCCGCGCCGCCCGGTCGATCTCCCCGAGTTCGCTCTCCGTCGCCCGGAGGTAGCGGTGAAACTCCCCGGTCCGCTCGGCGGTATCCCGGAGGCAGGTGGGGCACCGGCAGAAGAGCTTCTCGGCCGTGTCGAGCTGCTGGTGGATCTCTATCCCGGCTTTGAGGCCGAGTTCCTTGTAGTCCATCAGACCGACCTCCGCCGGATCTCGCCCGCGAGGTCGGTCTGCATCAGCACTCTCACCCGTTCGGGGTCCGACTCGTTCCCGAGCACCCACATCAGTTTGACGAGCGCCGCCTCGGGGAGCATATCCTCGCCCTCGATGACGCCGGCGGCAAGAAGATCTCTTCCCGTGTTGTAGACCCGGTCGCATACCCGGCCGTGGAGGCACTGCGACGTCATGACGACGGTCATCCCGTCCTCGATCAACTCCCGAAGTTTCGGGATCCACGCCGTCGCCACGTGCCCGAGCCCCGTCCCCGATATGACCAGGCCCGCACAGCCCTCGAAGGCGTCGAGGACCCCGGACGGCATCCCCGGGTAGAAGTGGATGAGAGCGCAGCGCTCTTCGAGCGCATCGTGGAGCTCCGGCTCCTCTGTTCCCCGCCGGACCGCCTCGTCCGAGAGGGTGACGGAGAGCGAGGGGTAATCGACGTAGCCGAGCGGCGCCATCCCCATGCTCTGGAAGGCGTCGCGCCGGGAGGTGTGCATCTTCCGGACCCTCGTCGCCCGGTGGACGGCGCACCGGTCGTCGTTCGTCGTCGCGTGCATCACCACCGCCACCTCCCCGAGATCGCCGGTGGCGACGGCGGCGCTGCAGAGGGCGTTCATGGCGTTGTCGGAACTCGGGCGGTCGGCGGACCGCTGCGACCCGACAAAGACGACCGGCACCGGCGTCTTGAGCATGAACCTGACCGCCGCCGCCGAGTAGGCCATCGTGTCGGTGCCGTGGGTGACGATCACCCCGGCGACCCCGTGCCGGATCTCGTCGTAGACCGCCCGGGCGAGTTCCTGCCAGAGTGCCGGACGCATGTTCTCCGAGAGGATGCTCGCCACCTGGCGGTCGCGGTAGAGGGCGATATCGCCGAGCTCCGGGATCGCCCTCAGGATGTCGCTCGCCGAGAACTGGCTCATCACCGCTCCGGTCCGGTAGTCCACCCTGCTTGCGATCGTCCCGCCGGTGGATATGATGGCGAGGTCCGGGAGGTCGGGGTTCTGGACGACGACTCCCGCGCCTGCCGGCGGCTGCGGGGCCGCTCGTTCGACGAGTTCGATCTTTTCGGGCGACGTCCCGATGTTGTAGCCGCTGTCCAGTTTGACGACGGCCATCCCGTCCCGTTGTGTGATGTAGGTGCCGGTGAGCGCGGTCCCGCCGTTCGCATAGCGCACCAGGTCTCCGGTCTGAAGTGTCTCCATTATGCTGCCAGCCTCCGTGATTCGAGGATAAGGTCTTCAAACGTGCGCGAGAGCGCCGTCTGGGTCTCCTCCGCCCATGCCGCGTCCCGGGCGAGGAGTTCCGTCTGCTCCGCAAGTTGCACCGCGACCGCCGCAGGCGCCGGGCCGCCGACGATGCTCCGCACGGCAACGGCGTGGCGCGGGTCGAGAACGGCATCGATCTTCTCCGGGGTTATCCCCAGGTCCACGACCGAGATATCGGCCGCTTCCCGGGCGGCGGCCTCGAGCGTGGCGAGGTCGAGCGAGCCGTGCCGTACCGCCCGCCCGACGATCCGGTGGGCAGTGCGGAATGCAAGTCCGTACTCCCGGACGAGGACGTCGGCGAGCTCCGTAGCAGTAGAAAAGCCCCTGCCCGCCTCGGCGGCCATCCGCTCCGTATCGAACGTCGCAGAACCGATCATCCCGGAAAGGAGCGGGATACTCTGCCGGGTGGCCTCCACGCCCCGCCAGAGGTGCGGGGTCAGCTCCTGGAGGTCGCGGTTGTAACTCATCGGGAGACCCTTGGTGATGGTAATCGCCGCAGTAAGCGAACCTGCGACCGACCCGGCCTTCGCCCGCATGATCTCGGCGACGTCCGGGTTCTTCTTCTGGGGCATGATCGAGGATGAGGAGCAGTAGGCGTCGTCGAGCCGGACGAACCCGAAGAACGCGGTGCTCCAGAGGACGAGCTCCTCGCAGAGCCGGCTTGCCGTCGTCATGCAGACAGTTGCATCAGCAAGCACCTCGATGGCGAAGTCCCGGGCGGCGACCGCGTCCATGCTGTTTGCTGCCGGGCGGGAAAAGCCGAGGAGAGCGGCGGTGTAGTCGCGGTCGAGCGGAAAACCCGTCGAGGCGAACGCCGCCGAACCGAGGGGCGATACGTCCACCCGGGCATACGCCTCCCGCAGCCGGGCAGTATCCCGTGAGAAGGCCTGCTCGTAGGCGAGGAGGTAGTGGGCCAGCGTCGTGGGCTGGGCGTGCTGGAGGTGGGTGAAGCCCGGCATCACCGTCTCCGTATGCCCGGCGGCGACGTCGAGCAGGGTCCGCCGCAGGTCGGCGAGCGACCGTACGAGGGCGATGATCTCCTCCTTGAGCCGCATCCTGATGCAGGTGGCGACTTCGTCGTTGCGGGACCGGCCCATGTGGAGGCGGCCGCCGAAGTCCTCGCCCACCCGGTCGATGAGGTAGGCTTCCTTGCCCGCGTGGACGTCCTCGAACCGCTCGTCGAACGCCTCCTCCGGGAGGCCGTGGTCGTGGAGGTCGAGGAGCGCCGCCATCAGCGCCCGTGCCGGAGCTTCGTCGATGATCTCCTGCCGCCGGAGGCCGAGGAGGTGCGCCATGTCCACGAGGAGGTCCGCTCCTGCAATCCAGCGGTCGGCGTCCATCGACGCGAGAAAGTGCTCGAGATCGCCCGAACGTTCGCCGGAGAGACGGCCCTGCCGAATCTGATCCGTTCGCATCCTATCAACAGTCCTGTCTGTACCGTTTGACCGGGGGAGAGATTAAAACCACACCCCGCAGGCACCGGAGATTACGGGCGGGCTCTCGTGAGGCAGCCGGCCGGGGGTCCCGTGATCGGTGGCGACGCGGTCGACCCCTCCCGATCACCGTTCTTGCAGCCAGACCCCTCAGGGCTCATGCATCCCCGGTCGGCCTCCATACCCGGCATCCATATCACCCTATAAGGAAAAAATAAAGGCAGTTATTTCTACTAAAGTATAGTAATGCCCCTGGTTTTCGACAATTCTATATACCGATAGCGTGAAGATTACACCGTATACCAGTTACCCATACAGGTGGATATATTCATGAGACCGATTACCGCAATTCTTCTGGCCGTGGCCCTGGTCGCGGCGTTCACGTTTGTGAGCGGGTGCACCGGAACAGGCACCGGCGATGTAACGCACCTGCGCATCGGCTACCAGCCGAGCACCCACCAGATCGCCCACGTCACCGCGATGGAGAAGGGATGGTGGCAGGAAGACCTCGCGCCGCTCGGCATCACGCAGGTGACCGACTACGAGTTCGGCACCGGCGCGCCCGAGATGCAGGCGATGCTTGCCGGGGACCTGGATGTCGCCTACGTCGGCGCCGCCCCGTTCGTCGCGGCCGTCAGCACCGGGCTTGACGCCAAGATCGTTGCCGCGGTGCAGACGCAGGGGTCCGACCTGGTGCTCAGGAACGAAGTCCCGTACTCGACCCCCGCCGACCTCGTGGGCAAGAAGATCGCGACCTTCCCGCCGGGAACAATCCAGGACACCATCCTGCGGACCTGGCTCGAGGAGAACGGTGTCGATCCCGCAAGCGTTGAGATCATCCCCATGGACCCCGGCGCCGCAACCACCGCCATCTCCGCGGGCCAGGTCGACGGCGTCTTCCTGCCCCACCCGTCTCCGGCCATCATCGCGGCGGAGGGTACGGGGAGAACCGTGGTGAAGTCGGGAGAGATGCTGAAAGATCACGCATGCTGCGTTCTCGTCGCGAGCGGTTCGCTGATCCGCGAGCACCCCGAGATCGTCGAGCAGGTCGTGAAGACCCACATCAAGGCGACGGAGTACAACCTCGAACATAAGGACGAGGCTGCAGCCCTCTACGCAGAGAAGACCGGACAGAACGTCGAGACCGTGAAGGCGTCCTTCCGGGACTGGGACGGCACCTGGACCGCCGACCCGCAGGTCATCACGTCGTCGGTGGTCGAATACACAGAGCTCCAGTACGAACTCGGCTACATCAGCAAACCTCTCACACAGGACGACCTCTTCGACCTCTCCTTCTACGAGAAAGCCCGGGCATAACCCGGGAACCCTACCGTTTTTCCCTCCAAAAGTATCTTTTAGGGATGTGTCGATGAAATAAGAGAGAACCTTCCGGAGCGGATCGGTCTTCCCCCGCCTTCCGGCAAGTAAACCGGGCAATGGAATAGAACCATGAACCTACAGACACAGAAACGACTACTCGGCATCGCAGCACTCATTGCCGTAGCAGTGATCTGGCAGATAATCGCCGAATACGTGGTAGGACGATCCTTCATCCTCCCGAGCGTCACCGACGTCGCCGGCGCATTCGTCAACCTCCTCGGGTCCGGCACCCTTCTTGCGGACACGATGGTCAGTCTCGAACACTTCGGGATTGGGCTCATTGCGGCGTTCTTCCTCGGCGTCCCTATCGGGATCCTCATGGGATGGTTCCGGGTCGCGGACTTCCTGCTCGACCCGATCATCGAGATCCTCCGCCCCATCCCGCCGCTCGCCTGGATCCCGTTCGCCATCATCTGGTTCGGGCTCACCACCCAGGCGGCGGGCTTCGTCATCTTTGCAGGAGCGTTCTTCCCGATCCTGACCGCGACCTACTCCGCGTTCCGGGCCGTCCCGAAGGTCTTTGTTGAAGCAGGCAAGGTCCTCGGGTGCGACACCTCCTTTGAGTTGATCCGCTACGTCGCCCTTCCCGCCGCCATTCCGGCGATAGCCTCCGGCATCAGGATCGCCATGGGCGTCGGGTGGATGTGTCTCGTGGCCGCCGAGATGTTCGGCGTCTCCAGGTACGGCCTCGGGTACCAGCTCTGGCATAACTACTACCTCCACCAGATGCCCAACGTCGTCGTCTACATGCTGATCCTCGGCCTTGCAGGCCTCATCATCGACCGCATCTTCAGGAATTACGTCGACCGACAGCTTCTGCGGTGGCATGCAGGGGAGGTGGCCTAGAATGAGCGGGGTTACGATACGGGATCTGGGCAAGGCCTTCCCGAAGGAGGACGGCACCGCCACGCAGGCGCTCGAAGGCGTCGACCTCGAGATCGGCGACGAGGAGTTCGTCTGCCTGGTCGGGCCGTCCGGGTGCGGGAAGACGACGCTTCTCCGGATCATCGCCGGGCTCGAGACCGCGACCGCCGGGAGCGTGACCGTCGACGGCCGTCCGGTCACCGGCCCGGATCCGAAGCGGGGGATGGTCTTTCAGGAATACTCCCTCTTTCCCTGGCGAAGGGTGATCGACAACGTCGCCTTCGGCCTCGAGATGAAAGGCGTCGCAAAGGAGGAGCGCCGGCGGACGGCGGATCACTACCTCGATATGGTCGGCCTCTCCTCATTCCGGGACGCCTACCCCTTCGAGCTCTCCGGCGGGATGCGGCAGCGGGTGGCGATAGCGAGAGCGCTTGCAAACGACCCCGACGTCCTCCTCATGGACGAGCCGTTCGGGGCGCTGGACGCCCAGACCCGGAACCGGATGCAGAAAGAGCTCCTCTTCCTCTGGGAGCAGACGAAGAAGACGATCGTCTTCGTCACCCACAGCGTCGACGAGGCGGTCTACCTCTCCGACCGGATCGTCGTCCTCTCCCCGCGGCCGGGGTCGGTCCGGGAGATCATCGAGATCCCCTGGTCCCGACCGCGGGACCGCACCAGCGCCGAGTTCGCGGAAGTTCGCCGAAGGGTGCTCCGGATGATCGATGAGACCGAAAACACCCAGTAAGGTTTATTAGCGGAGATCTCCATTTTATAAAGCACTCATAGATCGGCAGGAGTTTTTAACAA is a window from the Methanoculleus oceani genome containing:
- the gatD gene encoding Glu-tRNA(Gln) amidotransferase subunit GatD, translating into METLQTGDLVRYANGGTALTGTYITQRDGMAVVKLDSGYNIGTSPEKIELVERAAPQPPAGAGVVVQNPDLPDLAIISTGGTIASRVDYRTGAVMSQFSASDILRAIPELGDIALYRDRQVASILSENMRPALWQELARAVYDEIRHGVAGVIVTHGTDTMAYSAAAVRFMLKTPVPVVFVGSQRSADRPSSDNAMNALCSAAVATGDLGEVAVVMHATTNDDRCAVHRATRVRKMHTSRRDAFQSMGMAPLGYVDYPSLSVTLSDEAVRRGTEEPELHDALEERCALIHFYPGMPSGVLDAFEGCAGLVISGTGLGHVATAWIPKLRELIEDGMTVVMTSQCLHGRVCDRVYNTGRDLLAAGVIEGEDMLPEAALVKLMWVLGNESDPERVRVLMQTDLAGEIRRRSV
- the argH gene encoding argininosuccinate lyase, with protein sequence MRTDQIRQGRLSGERSGDLEHFLASMDADRWIAGADLLVDMAHLLGLRRQEIIDEAPARALMAALLDLHDHGLPEEAFDERFEDVHAGKEAYLIDRVGEDFGGRLHMGRSRNDEVATCIRMRLKEEIIALVRSLADLRRTLLDVAAGHTETVMPGFTHLQHAQPTTLAHYLLAYEQAFSRDTARLREAYARVDVSPLGSAAFASTGFPLDRDYTAALLGFSRPAANSMDAVAARDFAIEVLADATVCMTTASRLCEELVLWSTAFFGFVRLDDAYCSSSSIMPQKKNPDVAEIMRAKAGSVAGSLTAAITITKGLPMSYNRDLQELTPHLWRGVEATRQSIPLLSGMIGSATFDTERMAAEAGRGFSTATELADVLVREYGLAFRTAHRIVGRAVRHGSLDLATLEAAAREAADISVVDLGITPEKIDAVLDPRHAVAVRSIVGGPAPAAVAVQLAEQTELLARDAAWAEETQTALSRTFEDLILESRRLAA
- a CDS encoding ABC transporter substrate-binding protein; the encoded protein is MRPITAILLAVALVAAFTFVSGCTGTGTGDVTHLRIGYQPSTHQIAHVTAMEKGWWQEDLAPLGITQVTDYEFGTGAPEMQAMLAGDLDVAYVGAAPFVAAVSTGLDAKIVAAVQTQGSDLVLRNEVPYSTPADLVGKKIATFPPGTIQDTILRTWLEENGVDPASVEIIPMDPGAATTAISAGQVDGVFLPHPSPAIIAAEGTGRTVVKSGEMLKDHACCVLVASGSLIREHPEIVEQVVKTHIKATEYNLEHKDEAAALYAEKTGQNVETVKASFRDWDGTWTADPQVITSSVVEYTELQYELGYISKPLTQDDLFDLSFYEKARA
- a CDS encoding ABC transporter permease, whose protein sequence is MNLQTQKRLLGIAALIAVAVIWQIIAEYVVGRSFILPSVTDVAGAFVNLLGSGTLLADTMVSLEHFGIGLIAAFFLGVPIGILMGWFRVADFLLDPIIEILRPIPPLAWIPFAIIWFGLTTQAAGFVIFAGAFFPILTATYSAFRAVPKVFVEAGKVLGCDTSFELIRYVALPAAIPAIASGIRIAMGVGWMCLVAAEMFGVSRYGLGYQLWHNYYLHQMPNVVVYMLILGLAGLIIDRIFRNYVDRQLLRWHAGEVA
- a CDS encoding ABC transporter ATP-binding protein; translation: MSGVTIRDLGKAFPKEDGTATQALEGVDLEIGDEEFVCLVGPSGCGKTTLLRIIAGLETATAGSVTVDGRPVTGPDPKRGMVFQEYSLFPWRRVIDNVAFGLEMKGVAKEERRRTADHYLDMVGLSSFRDAYPFELSGGMRQRVAIARALANDPDVLLMDEPFGALDAQTRNRMQKELLFLWEQTKKTIVFVTHSVDEAVYLSDRIVVLSPRPGSVREIIEIPWSRPRDRTSAEFAEVRRRVLRMIDETENTQ